One genomic region from Mytilus trossulus isolate FHL-02 chromosome 9, PNRI_Mtr1.1.1.hap1, whole genome shotgun sequence encodes:
- the LOC134685017 gene encoding slit homolog 3 protein-like, translating into MDINFNCIFKMELQRCILALIIPIVFGYSTYPRRYTRDSDWGDCPSQCQCVTLNSRGPRDLFSDWASDEPWYTKTSLDINYQQDSGSDTTGRSMICQGLRQLPTPLPKDVTKMVIYGDSSHVAEQSRQRDSPQDQHSKTISDTQLRYIDRHAFRGNALLRELILSGNNIGVLYPFIFHGLRNLNILSIQNNNVQHLSAAVFNGLSQLQELKLSDNKIRFLPSTVFTYLVDMKALYLNGNKLRSVQKELFSSMTKLEKLDLSRNNISDFYDEVFDQNMALKELLLDGNRLWTIRPRWFKNLYALQSLSIRGNEITQLYPDSFMNLMNLQDLLLSANHISLIHAGAFRNLQDLKVLDLSTNDLPEVSKANLLDLNALRELYLSSNRLTNLGNNTFEKIETLTRLDVSRNDIGDIEQRVFASLRQLQYLDLSHNKLQQIIKGIFTGLKEIKELKINDNFVSVIENEAFNFNEKDHLSKLSSLNLANNNLKRLSALTFRGIPNLKVLNVENNKLRRMHSMAFVEFTKLASLSLRKNKIKNLNNGIFHNLKHLIDLDISENKVKQISGNMFIGLDNLEELDIGKNQIRSIDKDAFKGCPNAVEIDLQHNMLISFNFTILEHLPQITTLDLSNNQIFWVDVKANLYLRLKDLVLSHNNLQTMSKRIVNLLGSSSLMSIQGNPWKCDCNLGWIMDPSINKRVKFDMLDEAMCKTPSKLHGWKISDLTTKDFTCKQHSNDRERVDVTCSDGPFNKKTFNDKKAMNRKLINKHVTVYDWRNAPVSNGILVAENWALVAATALDHVPVNEIIVKIGHGKLKAKVMSVIKHPLLSLKMQNYDIALLQLGPEKINDFDGTIPCFLTQRQFKTITKIIPRFTVTARIRKGAKSKLKIRKGKLVRSCKETDYLCSYLKKPKQKTDMLLNGSPLYVGHQNNLQLAGIGLQPSLSHDMNQAKFIPLWKISDWVSTVMQEYNKKCHINKKNKLVCSQLNLPHANDLYAKMQHKEIH; encoded by the exons ATGGACATAAATTTTAACTGTATATTTAAAATGGAATTACAACGTTGCATTTTAGCGCTAATTATACCTATCGTCTTTGGTTACAGTACCTACCCTAGACGCTATACCCGGGATAGCGACTGGGGGGACTGTCCTTCACAGTGTCAGTGTGTAACATTAAATTCTAGAGGCCCACGGGATTTGTTTTCAGACTGGGCAAGTGATGAACCCTGGTATACCAAGACGTCTTTAGATATAAATTATCAGCAGGATTCTGGTTCAGACACTACAGGACGTAGCATGATCTGTCAGGGTCTACGTCAGCTTCCAACACCACTTCCAAAag ACGTCACTAAGATGGTCATCTACGGGGATAGCAGTCACGTGGCCGAGCAATCGAGACAGCGCGATTCCCCACAAGATCAGCACTCGAAGACGATATCAGATACCCAGCTCCGATATATCGACAGACATGCGTTCCGTGGAAATGCATTGCTTCGTGAATTGATCTTATCTGGCAACAATATTGGCGTTTTGTACCCATTTATTTTCCATGGATTGAGAAACCTGAATATATTATCCATTCaaaacaataatgttcaacatTTGTCAGCTGCCGTTTTTAACGGACTCAGTCAGCTACAGGAATTGAAACTAAGTGATAATAAGATCCGGTTCCTCCCGTCTACTGTCTTCACTTACCTTGTCGATATGAAGGCTCTGTATCTAAATGGAAATAAGCTCAGATCTGTACAAAAAGAGTTGTTTTCTTCTATGACAAAACTAGAAAAACTTGATCTGTCCAGGAATAATATATCTGATTTCTATGACGAGGTGTTCGACCAAAACATGGCTTTGAAAGAGCTGTTACTTGATGGCAATAGACTGTGGACGATCAGACCGAGGTGGTTTAAGAACTTATACGCCCTTCAGAGCTTGTCAATACGAGGTAACGAAATTACACAGTTATACCCGGACTCCTTCATGAACTTGATGAACTTACAGGACTTACTGTTATCTGCGAACCATATTAGTTTAATTCATGCAGGTGCGTTTAGAAATTTGCAGGATTTGAAGGTTTTAGATTTGTCAACAAATGATTTACCGGAAGTGTCGAAAGCAAATCTTCTTGACCTAAATGCACTAAGGGAATTATACCTTTCTTCGAATAGACTAACAAATCTTGGGAACAATACGTTTGAAAAGATTGAAACTCTTACACGGTTAGATGTTTCTAGGAACGACATAGGAGATATAGAACAAAGAGTCTTCGCATCCCTCCGACAACTTCAGTATCTAGACCTATCACATAACAAATTACAGCAGATCATAAAGGGGATATTTACAGGATTAAAGGagataaaagaattaaaaataaatgacaatttCGTCAGCGTTATAGAAAATGAGGCATTTAATTTCAATGAGAAAGATCATTTATCAAAACTCTCCTCACTTAACCTTGCTAACAACAATCTCAAGAGATTATCCGCACTTACTTTCCGAGGAATTCCGAACCTTAAAGtgttaaatgtagaaaataacaAACTTAGACGAATGCATAGCATGGCATTTGTGGAATTCACAAAACTCGCCTCACTTTCTTTAAGGAAGAACAAGATTAAGAACCTGAATAATGGCATTTTCCATAACCTAAAACACTTAAtagatttagatatttcagAAAACAAAGTGAAACAAATAAGCGGCAACATGTTTATCGGACTTGACAATTTAGAAGAACTTGACATTGGTAAAAACCAAATTCGATCAATAGATAAAGATGCATTTAAAGGTTGTCCAAACGCCGTAGAAATTGACCTTCAACATAATATGCtgataagttttaattttacaatccTGGAACATTTGCCTCAGATTACTACACTTGATTTGAGTAATAATCAAATCTTCTGGGTGGACGTGAAAGCTAACTTGTATTTAAGACTGAAAGACTTGGTTCTATCCCATAATAACCTGCAGACGATGAGTAAACGAATAGTGAACCTGCTGGGATCGTCATCCTTAATGTCCATCCAGGGGAATCCATGGAAATGTGATTGTAACCTTGGCTGGATAATGGACCCCTCCATCAACAAACGGGTCAAATTCGACATGTTAGACGAAGCCATGTGTAAGACTCCATCAAAACTCCATGGATGGAAG ATTTCAGATCTTACCACAAAAGATTTCACGTGTAAACAACATAGTAACGACAGAGAGCGAGTAGATGTCACGTGCAGTGACGGACCATTCAACAAAAAGACGTTCAATGATAAAAA agcAATGAATCGAAAGTTGATAAATAAGCATGTGACCGTGTATGACTGGAGAAATGCTCCCGTTTCCAATGGAATTCTTGTAGCCGAAAACTGGGCGCTGGTTGCAGCAACAGCTCTAGATCATGTACCAGTCAATGAAATAATCGTAAAAATAGGCCATGGCAAACTTAAGGCAAAAGTAATGAGCGTAATCAAACACCCGTTGCTATCGCTGAAAATGCAGAATTACGACATTGCTTTACTGCAGTTGGGACCAGAAAAAATCAACGATTTTGATGGAACAATTCCGTGTTTTCTTACACAACGGCAATTCAAAAccattacaaaaataattccaagatTTACTGTTACAGCACGAATAAGAAAAGGCGCcaaatcaaaacttaaaataCGAAAAGGAAAGCTAGTACGGTCGTGTAAAGAAACAGATTATTTGTGTTCCTATTTAaagaaaccaaaacaaaaaacagataTGTTATTGAATGGATCACCTCTGTATGTTGGAcatcaaaacaatttacaattaGCAGGTATAGGTTTACAACCATCATTGTCACATGACATGAATCAAGCTAAATTCATTCCGTTGTGGAAGATATCAGACTGGGTTAGTACTGTGATGCAGGAGTACAATAAAAAGTGTCAtattaacaagaaaaataaacttGTATGTTCACAACTTAATCTACCACATGCTAATGATTTATACGcaaaaatgcaacacaaagaaATCCACTGA